From Trueperella pecoris, a single genomic window includes:
- a CDS encoding Rib/alpha-like domain-containing protein: MTPFEGDTRVNMLVFIGNANPDKKPDVSKNPHNGVLLQTADLIDFSPSREVKVDFSQHMAHGDKEKNKPEVKQNRELYEVPDTHANVPVGGAVDIPAPTDNRKHLGEGSNPFPQGTKFEVAPVSFSNGLEFSSTGAIGGNIDPSYSAGKKPLNVKVTFPDGSQQIVDASYELMVPVTVTLDVRGYPDAKSRGEFRVHQPLVSAVVGGKAKDTLMVEGPASIWSAKIGKLGTEDKLRFLFIKDNTRIYNRGPSTQLLALL; the protein is encoded by the coding sequence TTGACTCCATTTGAGGGTGATACTCGCGTCAACATGCTCGTCTTTATCGGAAATGCCAACCCTGACAAGAAGCCGGATGTTAGCAAGAATCCGCATAATGGCGTTCTGCTCCAAACAGCTGATTTGATTGACTTTTCCCCTAGCCGTGAGGTCAAGGTGGACTTTTCGCAACATATGGCACATGGCGACAAAGAGAAGAATAAGCCTGAGGTTAAGCAGAACAGGGAGTTGTATGAGGTGCCGGATACGCACGCCAACGTCCCTGTTGGTGGCGCAGTAGATATTCCTGCTCCCACTGATAACCGGAAGCATCTTGGTGAAGGTTCGAACCCATTCCCTCAGGGCACTAAGTTTGAAGTGGCCCCGGTCAGTTTTTCGAACGGCCTCGAATTTAGTTCGACAGGCGCTATCGGCGGCAACATCGACCCTTCTTATAGTGCAGGCAAGAAACCGTTGAATGTCAAAGTGACATTCCCTGATGGCTCCCAGCAAATTGTCGATGCCTCATACGAACTGATGGTTCCCGTGACTGTTACGCTCGACGTCAGGGGATATCCGGACGCTAAATCAAGGGGAGAATTTCGTGTTCATCAGCCTTTGGTGAGTGCAGTAGTTGGAGGGAAGGCGAAAGATACGCTGATGGTCGAGGGGCCTGCGAGTATCTGGAGTGCGAAGATCGGCAAGTTGGGCACGGAAGATAAGCTGCGCTTTTTGTTTATCAAGGACAATACGCGGATTTACAACCGCGGCCCGTCAACTCAACTACTGGCGCTCCTGTGA
- a CDS encoding RpiB/LacA/LacB family sugar-phosphate isomerase, protein MKLAFGCDPNAGDLKKGLMAKAEELGHEVADLGSDDPIYANVAFDVATAVAAGEYDRGILVCGTGIGVSIAANKVEGAYCACIHDVYQAERAVLSNNANLISMGSQVIGIKLAEKLLEEYLKYEYDPNSRSKDKVNRICEFERGE, encoded by the coding sequence ATGAAACTAGCATTTGGTTGCGATCCCAACGCTGGAGATCTTAAGAAGGGCCTCATGGCCAAGGCTGAGGAGCTCGGACACGAAGTCGCTGACCTCGGCTCGGACGATCCGATTTACGCGAATGTGGCTTTCGATGTCGCCACGGCCGTCGCGGCGGGCGAATATGACCGCGGCATTCTTGTGTGCGGCACCGGCATCGGCGTTTCCATCGCCGCGAACAAGGTGGAAGGCGCCTATTGCGCCTGCATCCACGACGTCTACCAGGCCGAGCGCGCCGTCCTTTCCAATAATGCGAATCTGATTTCGATGGGTTCGCAGGTCATCGGAATCAAGCTCGCGGAGAAGCTCCTCGAGGAGTACCTCAAGTACGAGTACGATCCCAACAGCCGTTCCAAGGACAAGGTCAACCGCATTTGCGAGTTTGAGCGCGGCGAGTAA
- a CDS encoding alcohol dehydrogenase catalytic domain-containing protein, translating into MLAAQLHAPHDLRLVDKPRPTPGPGEVLLRIEANTMCGTDYRLYTGAKTAGVRPGVVPGHEIAGRIEELGEGAEAIVPGLKVGRQATVSIVVSCGYCRNCLDDREHLCLNLELFGYGIDGGLQEYMIVPERALRRGNLFMTDSELDPRALCLAEPISCCLNGLDQFRVETGETVAILGAGPIGLIHAQLALASGARHVFVSNRGEERRKVADRLGAIGVGPDELADRVAQATEGAGADVVIVCIGAEELAQDALVLARDGGRVSYFAGFPKGSTSQMEPNLIHYKELQVTGGSNARRRDVKRAIRLLEAGKINAEEIVTHSFPLSRVEDAYQALHDRVGVKIAVVP; encoded by the coding sequence ATGCTTGCAGCGCAACTTCACGCACCCCACGATCTTCGGTTAGTCGACAAACCGCGCCCCACACCAGGCCCCGGAGAAGTCCTTCTCCGTATCGAAGCCAACACCATGTGCGGCACCGACTACCGCCTCTACACCGGCGCCAAGACGGCGGGCGTGCGCCCCGGCGTCGTGCCAGGACACGAGATTGCCGGCCGAATCGAGGAACTCGGTGAAGGCGCGGAGGCGATCGTCCCGGGTCTCAAAGTGGGTAGACAGGCAACCGTTTCCATCGTCGTATCCTGCGGATACTGCCGAAACTGCCTGGACGACCGCGAGCACCTCTGCCTCAACCTCGAACTCTTCGGGTACGGCATCGACGGCGGCCTGCAGGAATACATGATCGTTCCCGAACGCGCCCTTCGCCGCGGCAACCTCTTCATGACCGACTCCGAGCTTGACCCACGCGCCCTCTGCCTCGCCGAGCCGATCTCCTGCTGCCTCAACGGGCTCGACCAGTTCCGCGTCGAGACCGGCGAGACCGTCGCGATTCTCGGCGCGGGGCCCATCGGGCTGATTCACGCCCAGCTGGCGCTCGCGAGCGGGGCCCGCCACGTGTTCGTCTCCAACCGGGGTGAAGAGCGACGCAAAGTCGCCGACCGACTCGGGGCGATCGGCGTCGGGCCGGACGAACTGGCCGACCGGGTGGCGCAGGCGACCGAGGGTGCGGGTGCCGACGTCGTCATCGTCTGCATCGGAGCAGAAGAACTTGCACAAGATGCGCTCGTCCTCGCGCGTGACGGCGGGCGAGTCAGCTACTTCGCCGGCTTCCCCAAGGGATCGACGTCGCAGATGGAGCCCAACCTCATCCACTACAAAGAACTGCAGGTCACGGGCGGTTCGAACGCGCGGCGGCGGGACGTCAAGCGCGCGATCAGGCTGCTCGAGGCCGGGAAGATCAACGCGGAGGAAATCGTCACGCACAGCTTCCCGCTTTCGCGGGTCGAGGATGCGTACCAGGCTCTGCACGACCGGGTGGGTGTGAAGATCGCCGTCGTGCCCTAG
- a CDS encoding dihydroxyacetone kinase family protein — protein MTFLVNDPEKFPAEAVAGFAAAYSTYVQPVHGGVVRAGTSPQGEVSIVVGGGSGHYPAFAGWVGTGMAHGAVCGNIFSSPSASQATSVCRSADNGGGTIIMFGNYAGDVLHFGNAAEQLRAEGHDVRIFTISDDIASNTAENHLDRRGIAGDLLVVKAAGAAAAAGKNIDDVMDVATRANDRTRTLGVAFTGCTFPGAKEPLFTVDPGTFGLGLGIHGEPGISEHEMMSSDEIAQMIIDKLLEEEPARGEGERPYEGRVAVLVNGLGATKYEEMFVFYGAVKRILEERGLSIVGPVVDEQVTSLDMAGISLSLMFLDDELEECWLAPADTPAYRIGTASAGQGERRVVVEDAEETIAQGDPASAKLAKAVAAVLQAFETKAREVEHELGRMDSVAGDGDHGQGMVLGTTAAAKAAREAVEASAGVRTLLARAGAAWSEGAGGTAGALWGGALAKVGAGLSDDDGADTDDIRRAVIEGARFFVTMGGAKVGDKTIVDASEAFADTLEKADGTLAEAWESAARAAEQAAAGTADFAATKGRARTHGEKSIGTPDPGATSFAMLMRVVPDFLV, from the coding sequence ATGACGTTTTTAGTGAATGATCCTGAGAAATTCCCGGCTGAGGCAGTGGCAGGCTTTGCCGCCGCCTACTCGACGTACGTCCAACCGGTTCATGGAGGTGTCGTCCGTGCTGGAACATCACCGCAGGGCGAGGTGTCGATCGTGGTCGGTGGCGGTTCAGGCCACTACCCGGCCTTCGCCGGCTGGGTTGGCACCGGCATGGCGCACGGCGCAGTATGCGGCAACATCTTCTCTTCGCCATCAGCCTCCCAAGCGACGTCGGTCTGCCGATCGGCGGACAACGGCGGCGGAACCATCATCATGTTCGGCAACTATGCCGGCGACGTCCTGCACTTTGGGAACGCGGCCGAGCAGCTACGCGCTGAAGGGCATGACGTGCGCATCTTCACCATCTCCGATGACATTGCCTCGAACACCGCAGAAAATCATCTCGATCGGCGCGGCATCGCAGGTGATCTACTAGTGGTTAAGGCGGCAGGGGCTGCTGCGGCCGCCGGCAAGAATATCGACGACGTCATGGACGTGGCAACGCGCGCCAATGACCGCACGCGCACCCTCGGCGTCGCCTTCACCGGCTGCACGTTCCCGGGAGCCAAGGAGCCACTGTTTACTGTTGACCCCGGAACCTTCGGCCTCGGCCTAGGCATCCACGGCGAGCCGGGCATCTCGGAGCACGAGATGATGAGCTCGGATGAGATCGCACAGATGATCATCGACAAGCTCCTCGAAGAAGAGCCCGCCCGCGGCGAGGGCGAGCGCCCCTACGAGGGCCGAGTCGCCGTCCTCGTCAACGGCCTGGGCGCCACCAAGTACGAGGAGATGTTCGTCTTCTACGGCGCGGTCAAGCGCATCCTTGAGGAACGCGGCTTGAGCATCGTCGGCCCGGTGGTCGACGAGCAGGTCACCTCGCTGGACATGGCCGGCATCTCGCTCTCGCTCATGTTCCTCGACGATGAACTCGAAGAATGCTGGCTCGCACCCGCTGACACCCCGGCCTACCGCATTGGCACTGCCTCGGCAGGCCAGGGCGAGCGCCGCGTCGTCGTCGAAGACGCCGAAGAAACAATCGCGCAAGGTGACCCGGCCTCGGCCAAGCTGGCCAAGGCCGTCGCGGCGGTTCTGCAAGCGTTCGAGACGAAGGCGCGCGAGGTCGAACACGAGCTCGGCAGGATGGACTCGGTGGCCGGAGACGGCGACCACGGCCAAGGCATGGTCCTCGGCACGACGGCGGCCGCGAAAGCCGCCCGCGAAGCCGTCGAGGCGAGCGCGGGCGTGCGCACGTTGCTCGCCCGGGCAGGCGCCGCATGGTCCGAAGGCGCCGGCGGTACAGCAGGGGCCCTCTGGGGCGGGGCGCTCGCGAAAGTGGGCGCCGGGCTATCGGACGACGACGGCGCCGACACCGACGACATCCGCCGCGCTGTCATCGAGGGCGCTCGCTTCTTCGTGACCATGGGCGGGGCAAAGGTGGGCGACAAGACCATCGTTGACGCCTCCGAAGCCTTCGCCGACACCCTCGAAAAGGCCGACGGGACGCTCGCCGAAGCGTGGGAAAGCGCAGCACGCGCCGCCGAACAAGCCGCGGCGGGAACCGCCGACTTCGCAGCGACCAAGGGGCGCGCCCGCACCCATGGTGAAAAGTCCATCGGAACGCCCGACCCAGGCGCAACCTCCTTCGCCATGCTCATGAGGGTCGTCCCCGACTTCCTCGTATGA